One genomic region from Anguilla rostrata isolate EN2019 chromosome 2, ASM1855537v3, whole genome shotgun sequence encodes:
- the LOC135248779 gene encoding galactose-binding lectin l-1-like: MSYMEVKNINFSTGMELKVKGVVKPNPVRFSINVGLTEDKIALHFDPRFNYRGDIRTIILDTKKDGSWQEQQKEKDFPFEAEQEFEVTIVFNLDTFDIYLSSGKMVQFPNRLGLNKYKHIFFVGDATIQEIIVKPSGKATKK, from the exons ATGTCT TACATGGAGGTGAAAAACATAAACTTCAGTACAGGAATGGAACTGAAGGTCAAAGGCGTCGTCAAACCCAATCCGGTTCG tttctctaTCAATGTGGGGCTCACCGAAGATAAAATTGCACTGCACTTTGACCCACGTTTCAACTATCGTGGGGACATCCGTACCATCATCTTGGACACCAAGAAAGATGGATCCTGGCAAGAacagcagaaagaaaaagacttcccatttgaggcagagcaggagtTTGAG GTGACCATTGTTTTCAACCTTGACACTTTTGACATTTATCTGTCAAGTGGCAAAATGGTGCAGTTCCCCAACCGTCTGGGTCTCAACAAATACAAGCACATTTTCTTTGTGGGAGATGCTACGATCCAAGAAATAATTGTGAAGCCATCTGGAAAAGCTACCAAGAAATAG